The following proteins are co-located in the Trichormus variabilis 0441 genome:
- a CDS encoding isopenicillin N synthase family dioxygenase has translation MTVLQLPIIDISGLTCQRNNSSDVVAQQIKQACQDYGFFYIVGHGVDEQLQTQLEHLSQEFFAQDQETKLKISMALGGRAWRGYFPVGNELTSGRPDLKEGIYFGSELKDNHPLVKAGTPMHGRNLFPSNIPQFRETVLEYIDSMTKLGHILMAGIALSLDLDKSYFAERYTKDPLILFRIFNYPPNLGSQSEWGVGEHTDYGVLTILKQDNIGGLQVKSKSGWIDAPPIPGSFVCNIGDMLDRMTRGLYRSTPHRVRNLSTSNRLSFPFFFDPNFNVEVKPIDLKDVVVKDDQSDRWDKASVHEFRGTYGDYLLKKVSKVFPELRQKVL, from the coding sequence ATGACAGTCTTACAACTTCCTATCATTGATATTAGTGGGTTAACTTGCCAAAGGAATAACTCTTCTGATGTCGTTGCACAGCAGATCAAACAAGCGTGCCAAGATTACGGTTTTTTTTATATTGTTGGACATGGAGTAGATGAACAACTACAAACGCAGTTAGAACATCTCAGTCAAGAGTTCTTCGCCCAGGATCAAGAAACTAAACTGAAAATTTCTATGGCTCTTGGTGGTAGAGCGTGGCGAGGATATTTCCCTGTGGGTAACGAGTTAACATCAGGTAGACCAGACTTAAAAGAAGGTATTTATTTTGGTTCCGAACTAAAAGACAATCACCCACTGGTGAAAGCTGGTACACCAATGCACGGTCGCAATCTCTTTCCATCTAATATTCCCCAATTTAGGGAAACTGTACTTGAATATATAGACTCAATGACCAAACTCGGACACATCCTCATGGCTGGTATAGCTTTGAGTCTAGATTTAGACAAGTCTTACTTTGCAGAACGTTATACGAAAGATCCATTGATATTATTTCGCATTTTTAATTACCCTCCTAATTTAGGATCTCAATCTGAATGGGGCGTTGGCGAACATACAGATTACGGAGTATTAACTATTCTCAAGCAAGATAACATCGGCGGATTGCAAGTCAAATCCAAGTCTGGTTGGATAGATGCTCCTCCTATTCCTGGCTCCTTTGTATGTAACATTGGGGATATGCTCGATCGCATGACAAGAGGACTATATCGCTCCACACCCCACCGCGTTCGCAACCTATCAACAAGTAATCGCCTTTCGTTCCCGTTCTTCTTTGATCCTAACTTTAACGTTGAAGTCAAACCCATTGATCTGAAGGATGTAGTAGTAAAAGATGATCAAAGCGATCGCTGGGATAAAGCTAGTGTTCACGAATTTCGTGGGACTTATGGCGATTATCTCTTGAAAAAAGTATCTAAAGTCTTTCCAGAACTACGTCAAAAAGTGCTTTAG